The Candidatus Limnocylindrales bacterium genome has a segment encoding these proteins:
- a CDS encoding outer membrane protein assembly factor BamD: MNKIIFNSQKVLSVILLIGFVLITSPGCSKATKHHPSQAADEMLFKKGETLFNKKKYARALEEFKTLKEQYPKSKYLSKTQFYIAESYYAQKQYEEAIAAYQSFINLYPTHPEVPKAQYKLGMCYYKQILSADRDQTNTRRALEEFDKVKTKYPNSEYAQKAQEKIHKCRNRLAEHEFLIAEFYLREQAYKASIDRLRVILQEYADTEVIDKTLFYLGMNYLKLGQKEEAELYLKRLIQNYPNNGYAEKARKELSNI; the protein is encoded by the coding sequence ATGAATAAAATAATCTTCAACTCTCAAAAAGTTTTAAGTGTTATTTTGTTGATTGGGTTTGTTTTAATAACCAGTCCAGGATGTTCTAAAGCAACTAAGCATCACCCCTCCCAGGCAGCCGATGAAATGCTCTTTAAAAAAGGAGAGACGTTATTTAATAAAAAGAAGTATGCTCGAGCCCTTGAAGAGTTTAAAACTTTAAAGGAGCAGTATCCTAAGAGCAAATACCTGAGTAAAACCCAATTTTATATCGCCGAAAGCTACTATGCTCAAAAGCAATATGAAGAAGCCATTGCCGCTTATCAGAGTTTTATAAATCTCTATCCAACCCATCCTGAAGTGCCAAAGGCCCAGTATAAGTTGGGTATGTGTTACTATAAACAGATACTTTCTGCAGATCGAGATCAGACTAACACCCGTAGGGCTTTGGAAGAATTCGATAAGGTTAAAACAAAGTATCCGAATAGCGAGTATGCTCAAAAAGCCCAAGAAAAAATCCATAAATGCCGGAATAGATTGGCCGAGCACGAGTTTTTGATTGCCGAATTTTACCTGCGTGAACAGGCTTACAAAGCTTCTATTGATCGTCTCCGGGTCATTTTACAAGAATATGCAGATACCGAGGTCATTGATAAAACCCTCTTCTACCTGGGTATGAATTATCTCAAGTTGGGTCAGAAAGAAGAAGCAGAGTTATATTTAAAGAGATTGATTCAAAATTATCCGAATAATGGTTATGCGGAGAAGGCCAGGAAGGAGTTGTCTAATATATAA
- the rsmI gene encoding 16S rRNA (cytidine(1402)-2'-O)-methyltransferase has translation MSKTGTLYIVSTPIGNLEDITLRALRILREVDLIAAEDTRTTRKLLSFYDIHVPITSYFDANEEFKAIELINKLKSGLNIALVSEAGTPGISDPAYRLLQQAIENNIPVVCIPGPTAFVSAAVVSGLPIDSFVFIGFLPHKRSKRLKKIESLREEPRTLIMYVSPHRFLETLKDLKEILGDRKAAVARELTKKFEEVLRGPLSTLIEKFENTPIKGEITLVLEGKR, from the coding sequence TGTCAGTACCCCCATTGGCAACTTAGAAGATATTACCCTACGCGCTCTCCGCATTCTCAGGGAAGTCGATCTTATTGCTGCTGAGGATACGCGAACAACGCGAAAACTTCTATCCTTCTATGATATTCATGTTCCGATTACCAGTTATTTTGATGCCAATGAAGAATTTAAAGCCATTGAGTTAATAAATAAATTAAAATCCGGACTCAACATCGCCCTTGTTTCCGAAGCCGGAACCCCGGGCATATCGGATCCTGCCTATCGATTGCTTCAACAGGCTATAGAAAATAATATTCCGGTGGTCTGTATCCCCGGACCTACGGCTTTTGTAAGTGCTGCTGTGGTCTCCGGTCTTCCCATTGATAGTTTTGTATTTATCGGATTTTTACCCCATAAGAGAAGTAAGCGGCTTAAAAAGATAGAATCTCTTCGAGAGGAACCGAGAACTTTAATTATGTATGTGTCCCCCCATCGTTTTCTAGAAACCTTGAAGGATCTGAAAGAAATTTTGGGAGATCGAAAGGCCGCCGTAGCCCGGGAACTTACCAAAAAATTCGAAGAGGTTTTACGGGGCCCTCTGAGTACCCTTATCGAGAAATTTGAAAATACCCCCATCAAAGGAGAAATTACCCTGGTCCTGGAAGGAAAGCGGTAA
- a CDS encoding PEGA domain-containing protein: protein MRRFLAVISVGFVLVCITALLNRFADFGGIFSYLQVFYGYFDKKGTLRITSSPSNASVYLNNTYVGKTPFMEKLAEGEYDVKLLLKGYRTYARKVWVNKKQTAFLDAELSEQRGKVEIKTAPPKAAVYIDGVKLDKVTPLVIEKPPGEYELKIVKDQYYVDQRPVIIQDDTTSEVEVNLIPQVGRLVITSEPSEAKVYIDDKFIGTTPLTHDKPVGKYKLVLKKEGFRDHVGEAVLVADEVLEINVTLKERTGILDIVTNPPGVEVHINDVYYGETPLKKELKPGPYELTLKKSKYRTLTETVVVEDLVTRKIQRELTPEIGEVKIESNPPSAKVFLEGEDIGYTPISLNKPPGIYKLRVIKPGYKHFVIDIQVSDGRSTRVDAQLEKEKGGDTLN from the coding sequence ATGAGGCGATTTCTAGCTGTTATTTCTGTGGGATTTGTCCTTGTTTGTATTACGGCACTGCTAAATCGTTTTGCTGATTTTGGTGGAATTTTTTCCTATCTGCAGGTTTTCTACGGCTACTTTGATAAGAAAGGCACTTTAAGAATTACTTCTTCCCCTTCCAACGCATCGGTTTACTTGAATAATACCTATGTAGGAAAAACTCCTTTCATGGAGAAATTAGCAGAAGGGGAGTATGATGTAAAACTCCTGTTAAAAGGTTATCGGACCTATGCAAGAAAAGTTTGGGTAAATAAAAAACAGACGGCTTTTCTAGATGCAGAACTTTCAGAGCAGCGAGGAAAAGTAGAAATCAAAACGGCCCCACCAAAGGCCGCGGTATATATCGACGGGGTCAAACTGGATAAGGTAACTCCTTTAGTGATCGAGAAACCTCCTGGAGAGTATGAGTTAAAAATTGTTAAAGACCAATACTATGTCGACCAAAGACCTGTGATTATTCAGGATGATACTACGTCAGAGGTGGAAGTAAATTTAATTCCCCAGGTGGGAAGATTAGTTATTACCTCAGAGCCTTCAGAAGCCAAAGTCTATATCGATGATAAATTTATTGGAACGACCCCCTTAACCCATGATAAACCGGTTGGTAAATACAAGTTGGTTCTTAAAAAAGAAGGATTTCGGGATCATGTGGGTGAGGCAGTCCTTGTAGCCGATGAGGTCCTGGAAATTAACGTAACCCTTAAAGAGAGGACCGGAATTTTAGATATTGTAACCAACCCACCTGGCGTTGAAGTTCATATCAACGATGTGTATTACGGTGAGACTCCTTTGAAAAAGGAGTTGAAACCGGGTCCTTATGAACTTACTTTGAAGAAAAGTAAATATCGGACCCTGACGGAAACCGTTGTGGTAGAGGACCTGGTTACCAGGAAAATCCAGAGAGAACTGACTCCGGAAATAGGCGAGGTTAAAATCGAGTCCAATCCTCCTTCGGCTAAAGTTTTTCTAGAAGGGGAGGATATAGGCTATACTCCTATATCTCTGAATAAACCTCCAGGTATCTATAAACTTCGAGTGATTAAACCGGGTTATAAACATTTTGTAATCGATATTCAAGTTAGTGATGGTAGATCTACCCGTGTCGATGCCCAGCTAGAAAAGGAGAAAGGTGGTGATACCCTCAACTAG
- the asnB gene encoding asparagine synthase (glutamine-hydrolyzing), with translation MCGICGVLNFNEKKEIDKNLVRRMTSVLKHRGPDEEGYYMSGQVGLGVRRLSVIDVTGGHQPISNENRSVWVVFNGEIYNYKELREQLEKRNHKFKTLSDTEVIVHLYEDLGKECIRELYGMFAFALWDSREHAFFLARDRIGIKPLFYRIDREKLCFASEIKSLLQDPSFKRELNFQALHNYLSYLYIPGPDTIFKGIKKLQPGHVLEYKDGEIFLQRYWSLPVGSRVDRSTPPTSGPSEEDRSDRVPEVKRLPVSPKDEKFYSEGLIELLQKSVKRHLVSDVPVGILLSGGIDSSAIVAFASKIQPIKTFSIGFKNAGYYDERRYAKQVSERFATEHYEFEVEPRAIDIIPLLIKHFDEPFADPSAIPTYYLARLAREQVIVALSGTGGDEIFGGYRRYLIDNLIRYYSRIPIMLQHYFEKISKHLPVSRTSSLGEYFLFFKRFLECRNLPPNLRHITTISFFTEDMKQALYNPSSPHFKGLRPSDEIITQYYRKASSLSDLDKALYADFHTLLPDDLLVKEDRMTMAVSLEGRVPFLDHELVEFAAQIPSDLKVKGLTTKYIFKHALHGILPSQIIHRRKHGFGVPLLEWFRTDLKPLLEDILLGERLRERGLFNVDYIRLLIEEHQKGLKDYSQHLWALLIFELWCREYLDSPVRSVE, from the coding sequence ATGTGCGGTATATGTGGTGTCCTTAATTTCAATGAAAAAAAAGAAATCGATAAAAACCTTGTACGCCGGATGACTTCGGTTCTTAAACACCGTGGACCTGATGAAGAAGGTTATTACATGTCCGGTCAGGTTGGTCTGGGGGTCCGGAGATTAAGTGTCATTGATGTAACGGGAGGTCATCAACCCATCAGCAATGAAAATCGGTCGGTATGGGTCGTATTCAACGGGGAGATTTATAACTATAAGGAGCTTCGGGAACAGTTAGAAAAACGCAATCATAAGTTTAAAACCCTCAGTGATACAGAAGTCATCGTCCACCTCTATGAAGACCTGGGCAAAGAGTGTATCCGTGAACTTTACGGAATGTTTGCTTTTGCCTTGTGGGATAGTCGGGAACATGCTTTCTTTTTAGCCCGAGACCGAATAGGTATAAAACCTCTGTTTTACCGTATCGATCGGGAAAAACTTTGTTTTGCTTCTGAGATTAAGTCCCTGCTTCAAGATCCTTCCTTTAAAAGAGAACTTAACTTTCAGGCTTTGCACAATTATCTGAGCTATCTCTACATTCCCGGCCCGGATACCATATTTAAAGGAATCAAAAAACTCCAGCCGGGTCATGTTCTGGAGTACAAAGACGGTGAAATCTTCCTCCAGAGATATTGGAGTTTGCCCGTTGGGAGTCGAGTGGATAGATCGACTCCTCCTACCTCAGGGCCAAGTGAAGAAGATCGATCCGATAGGGTCCCAGAGGTTAAAAGACTGCCTGTAAGTCCAAAGGATGAAAAGTTTTACTCGGAAGGGTTGATAGAACTCTTACAAAAATCTGTTAAACGCCATCTTGTAAGCGATGTCCCCGTGGGAATCCTCCTGAGCGGTGGAATCGACTCCAGTGCTATTGTGGCCTTTGCCAGTAAAATTCAACCCATTAAGACTTTCTCCATTGGATTTAAAAATGCCGGATATTATGACGAACGACGCTATGCCAAACAAGTATCCGAACGATTTGCCACAGAACACTACGAATTCGAGGTAGAGCCCCGGGCCATTGATATTATTCCTTTGCTTATAAAGCATTTTGATGAACCCTTTGCGGATCCTTCTGCCATTCCCACCTATTATCTGGCCAGATTAGCTCGAGAACAGGTAATTGTAGCCCTTTCAGGAACGGGAGGCGATGAAATTTTCGGAGGCTACCGACGTTATTTAATCGATAATTTGATTCGATACTACAGCCGAATTCCCATCATGCTTCAACACTACTTTGAGAAAATTTCAAAGCATCTGCCCGTTTCTCGAACTTCCAGTCTTGGGGAATATTTTCTGTTTTTTAAAAGATTTCTGGAATGCCGTAACTTACCCCCTAATTTGCGACATATCACCACCATTTCCTTCTTCACCGAGGATATGAAGCAAGCCCTCTATAATCCTTCCTCTCCCCATTTTAAAGGATTACGTCCTTCAGACGAAATTATTACTCAATATTATCGAAAGGCCTCCAGCCTGTCGGATCTGGATAAAGCTCTATATGCCGATTTTCATACGCTCCTTCCGGATGATCTTTTGGTCAAGGAGGATCGAATGACCATGGCAGTTTCACTGGAAGGACGGGTTCCTTTTCTGGACCATGAACTGGTAGAATTTGCGGCTCAGATCCCTTCAGATCTTAAAGTGAAAGGTCTTACGACCAAATACATCTTCAAACATGCCTTGCACGGCATCCTTCCCTCTCAAATTATTCATAGAAGAAAACATGGATTTGGAGTACCTCTCCTGGAGTGGTTTCGAACAGATCTCAAACCTTTACTTGAAGATATCTTGTTAGGAGAGCGCTTACGGGAACGCGGCCTTTTCAACGTGGATTATATCCGATTGCTTATCGAGGAACACCAAAAAGGCCTTAAAGATTACAGCCAACACCTCTGGGCCCTTTTGATTTTTGAACTCTGGTGTCGGGAGTATTTAGATAGTCCTGTCCGGAGTGTAGAGTAA
- the ftsE gene encoding cell division ATP-binding protein FtsE, whose product MSMIQMYNVYKVYEGGVRALEDITLSIEKGEFVFLTGPSGAGKTTLLKIIFREELPTSGNVLVNNFNIARLQRSSVPYLRRNIGVVFQDFKLLKKKTVFENVAFALKVIGAPRREIDQRVLQILRLLDLKDKMDMLPHLLSGGEQQRVAIARALVNHPTIVLADEPTGNLDQELSLEIMSLFEDINARGTTVVVATHNRMIIREMRKKVFCLDKGRLVRIVDNGKDL is encoded by the coding sequence ATGTCCATGATCCAGATGTATAACGTCTATAAGGTCTATGAAGGTGGCGTACGAGCGCTGGAGGATATCACTTTAAGCATTGAAAAAGGTGAGTTTGTTTTTTTAACAGGCCCCAGTGGAGCCGGAAAAACCACGTTATTGAAAATCATATTTCGCGAAGAACTCCCCACATCCGGTAATGTCCTGGTCAATAATTTTAATATCGCCCGACTTCAAAGATCCAGTGTCCCTTATCTGAGAAGAAACATCGGGGTCGTTTTCCAGGATTTTAAGCTTTTAAAAAAGAAAACGGTTTTTGAAAACGTTGCTTTCGCCCTTAAAGTCATAGGCGCGCCCCGACGCGAGATTGACCAGCGGGTTTTACAAATACTTCGCCTCCTGGATTTAAAAGATAAAATGGATATGCTCCCCCATCTTCTCTCCGGAGGCGAACAACAGCGGGTCGCCATCGCAAGAGCTCTGGTTAACCACCCCACCATCGTGTTGGCAGACGAACCCACGGGAAATCTCGATCAGGAACTATCCCTGGAAATTATGAGTCTCTTCGAGGATATTAATGCCCGAGGTACAACGGTGGTGGTGGCCACCCATAACCGCATGATCATCCGGGAAATGAGGAAAAAAGTCTTTTGTCTGGATAAGGGTCGATTGGTCCGTATCGTAGACAATGGGAAAGATCTTTAG